A region of Merismopedia glauca CCAP 1448/3 DNA encodes the following proteins:
- the radC gene encoding RadC family protein codes for MTYSLRIADIPVTERPRERLLSLGAKHLATAELIAILLGTGQGKGKLSAVGLGQYILQNLSQNQRDPLEVLRSISPPELMNTPGVGPAKATTILAAIELGKRAFQSRPLDRTIIDSPSVAAAALSHELMWENREIFAILLLDVKHRLLGTQIVSIGTATETLASPREIFKEAIRQGATRLVVGHNHPSGNLEASQPDIDLTRQLLAGAQLLELAVLDHLILGHGGHLSLRQTTTLWDEFPQGD; via the coding sequence ATGACTTACTCTTTACGTATAGCCGATATTCCAGTTACAGAAAGACCGCGAGAAAGATTGCTCAGCTTAGGCGCAAAACATCTAGCCACGGCTGAATTAATCGCGATTTTATTAGGTACTGGTCAAGGTAAAGGTAAGTTATCGGCTGTTGGTTTGGGGCAATATATTTTACAGAATTTAAGTCAGAATCAACGAGATCCGTTAGAGGTTTTGCGTAGTATTAGTCCGCCAGAATTAATGAATACTCCTGGGGTTGGACCTGCTAAAGCTACAACTATTTTAGCAGCTATAGAATTAGGAAAGAGAGCTTTTCAATCTCGACCTTTAGATCGGACAATAATTGATAGTCCTTCAGTAGCAGCAGCAGCTTTAAGCCACGAATTAATGTGGGAAAATCGAGAAATATTTGCCATTTTGTTATTAGATGTGAAGCATCGTTTATTAGGTACTCAAATCGTTAGTATTGGTACGGCGACTGAAACCCTGGCTTCTCCTCGTGAAATCTTTAAAGAAGCAATTCGTCAAGGCGCAACTAGATTAGTTGTGGGACACAATCACCCATCTGGAAACCTTGAAGCTAGTCAACCAGATATCGATTTAACTAGGCAATTATTGGCTGGCGCGCAACTTTTAGAATTAGCTGTATTAGACCATTTAATATTAGGTCATGGTGGTCATTTGAGCTTGCGACAAACTACTACTTTGTGGGATGAATTTCCTCAAGGTGATTAA
- a CDS encoding allophycocyanin subunit alpha-B: MSVISNVILKADDELRYPSSGELTSIKSFFATGERRMRVASTLAENEKKIVDSASKELWRKRPDFISPGGNAYGSRERALCLRDYGWYLRLVSYGVLAGDMTPIESIGIIGVREMYNSLGVPVPGMAESVRCLKEASLKYLTEEDAPTAIPYFDYIIQAMS, translated from the coding sequence ATGAGTGTAATTAGCAACGTTATTCTCAAAGCCGACGACGAACTTAGATATCCCAGCAGTGGGGAACTCACCAGTATCAAGAGCTTTTTTGCCACAGGCGAACGGCGGATGCGGGTTGCCTCTACTTTAGCTGAAAACGAAAAAAAGATAGTAGATTCAGCCAGTAAGGAATTATGGCGCAAGCGTCCAGACTTCATTTCTCCTGGTGGTAATGCTTATGGCTCTCGCGAAAGAGCATTATGCCTGAGAGACTATGGCTGGTATTTGCGACTCGTCAGCTACGGAGTTTTGGCTGGTGATATGACCCCAATCGAAAGTATTGGGATCATTGGAGTTCGAGAAATGTATAACTCTTTAGGAGTACCCGTACCAGGAATGGCAGAATCTGTTCGTTGTCTCAAGGAAGCTTCTTTGAAGTATTTAACTGAGGAAGATGCACCCACCGCCATTCCTTATTTTGATTACATCATCCAAGCTATGTCCTAA
- a CDS encoding 4a-hydroxytetrahydrobiopterin dehydratase produces MQNLGERKCVACSGNSPGMTEAEITELKPQIPEWEIIQVNGEQRLERIYKFPNFESALHFTNQVGAIAETEGHHPALLTEWGKVTVTWWTHAISGLHQNDFIMAAKTDNIAATLAQK; encoded by the coding sequence ATGCAGAATCTAGGAGAGCGAAAATGTGTTGCCTGTAGTGGTAATTCCCCAGGAATGACTGAAGCAGAAATTACCGAACTCAAGCCTCAGATTCCAGAATGGGAAATAATTCAAGTCAATGGCGAACAGCGCTTGGAGAGGATCTACAAGTTTCCCAACTTTGAGTCAGCCTTGCATTTTACTAACCAAGTAGGAGCAATAGCTGAAACAGAGGGACACCATCCAGCGTTGCTAACAGAATGGGGAAAAGTCACAGTGACTTGGTGGACTCATGCTATCTCAGGTTTACACCAAAATGACTTTATCATGGCTGCGAAAACTGATAATATTGCTGCCACATTGGCTCAAAAATAG
- a CDS encoding GNAT family N-acetyltransferase, which produces MSAIARDAVEQDFDRIASLAVEAYREYSHSLTPHNWDIMRTNLSNVVEMAKQGRFIVAEQGQEIVGSVAYCTPGTSDKRLFQPEWASVRMLAVLPQYRGQGIGQILSLECINRAKQDKAEVIALHTSELMVTARRMYERLGFKQDIQLPQSFGLQYWRYVLNLVELEAAS; this is translated from the coding sequence ATGAGTGCGATCGCCCGAGATGCTGTTGAACAAGACTTCGATCGCATTGCATCCTTGGCGGTTGAAGCATATCGCGAATATTCACACTCCCTAACCCCCCACAATTGGGACATCATGCGAACCAATTTATCCAATGTGGTAGAGATGGCAAAGCAAGGAAGGTTTATCGTCGCGGAACAAGGTCAAGAGATAGTGGGTTCTGTCGCTTATTGTACTCCTGGAACCTCAGATAAGCGTCTTTTTCAGCCAGAGTGGGCATCTGTGCGGATGTTAGCTGTGTTACCACAATATCGAGGTCAAGGAATCGGTCAAATACTCAGTTTAGAATGCATTAATCGGGCTAAGCAAGATAAAGCGGAAGTAATTGCCTTACATACCAGTGAATTGATGGTTACAGCAAGACGGATGTATGAAAGGTTGGGATTTAAGCAAGATATTCAATTACCACAAAGTTTCGGACTACAATACTGGCGCTATGTATTGAATTTAGTTGAGCTAGAGGCAGCGAGTTAA
- a CDS encoding phosphoribulokinase, with protein sequence MAHRPIILGIVGDSAAGKTTLTKGIAQVLGEQDVTIICTDDYHKYDRAERAENGITALHPDCNYVDIMEDHLAMLRSGRPILKPIYNHHHGTLDRPEYIMPKKYVIVEGLLGYSTLAARDCFDVKVYLAPPESLRTEWKVKRDTRKRGYTEEQVMAEMQKREPDSEQFIRPQRQWSDIIVSFYPPSDAPNENDVQLNVRLVLRPTISHPDMTKIVDSGSEGNHPVRLELQRDMGKPVDVLEVDGHATSQNVTDIEHTLCNDVPDLFPFCSTNGNPDIGKLVGTTGELLQSYPLAITQLLIAYHVLKAAKIHQH encoded by the coding sequence ATGGCTCATCGTCCAATTATTCTCGGTATCGTCGGTGACAGTGCTGCTGGTAAAACCACTTTGACTAAAGGTATTGCTCAAGTCTTAGGAGAGCAAGATGTCACCATTATTTGTACCGATGACTACCACAAATACGATCGCGCTGAGCGCGCCGAAAATGGCATTACAGCGCTGCATCCAGATTGCAACTATGTAGACATAATGGAAGACCATTTAGCCATGCTACGTAGCGGTAGACCCATTCTCAAGCCGATCTACAATCACCATCACGGAACTTTGGATCGACCTGAATATATCATGCCCAAGAAATACGTCATTGTTGAGGGTTTACTGGGATATTCGACTTTAGCGGCGCGAGATTGCTTTGATGTTAAAGTTTATTTGGCTCCACCAGAATCTTTGCGGACTGAGTGGAAGGTGAAACGGGACACTCGCAAACGGGGTTACACTGAAGAGCAGGTCATGGCAGAAATGCAAAAACGCGAACCTGACTCCGAACAGTTTATCCGTCCGCAACGTCAATGGTCAGATATTATAGTCAGTTTCTACCCACCTAGTGACGCACCTAATGAAAATGATGTCCAACTCAACGTGCGTTTGGTTCTAAGACCAACAATTTCCCATCCAGACATGACCAAGATTGTCGATTCAGGTAGCGAAGGTAATCATCCCGTGCGTCTGGAGTTACAACGGGATATGGGAAAACCAGTGGACGTTTTAGAAGTTGATGGTCATGCTACTAGCCAAAATGTGACAGATATAGAACATACTCTGTGCAATGATGTGCCAGATTTATTCCCTTTCTGTAGTACTAATGGTAACCCAGATATCGGGAAATTAGTCGGAACGACAGGAGAACTATTACAAAGTTATCCTCTCGCAATTACTCAGCTATTAATTGCTTATCACGTTCTCAAAGCTGCCAAAATTCATCAACATTAG